One window of Cytophagia bacterium CHB2 genomic DNA carries:
- a CDS encoding PAS domain-containing protein yields MIDSSVITEADNMYPTVLPADSNNSPATLTLTEPLEFDRQNDFLPDDWCPVAAMLEAMPGALCCLDENFIVRHWNQAMSRLLGVSAAEALWRPFFSLTPKSFEQGLKQEIQQLFLQAHAIASPLPQAVQGEFRQPHREGNGFMFRYQLNLLPTAAIAPLVMVSLSEAAPQKTPQQHQLHEQLLLLGKLNTSVAHELAGALDVICHKLDEILGIATPLGHQQLEAGLHDIITQIYRISYLTNNMVSLAQHGSSHLAPLDINEMILEALALLQQTMRHEVLCTMVLGPNLPPVPGDPILLQIVFQNLLKYAIAAAGEDAVPKVQTQQQSEGAGVIIRLEDRGPALHAHMLEHFFDPIHNAEKFGLGVGLGLFISKKIIEAHHGKILVNSRNSHGTEIVIELPQNIV; encoded by the coding sequence ATCACCGAGGCCGACAACATGTATCCGACGGTATTACCCGCTGATTCCAACAATTCTCCTGCTACACTGACCCTCACTGAACCACTTGAATTTGACCGACAAAATGATTTTTTGCCCGATGATTGGTGTCCGGTTGCTGCCATGTTGGAAGCGATGCCGGGGGCATTGTGCTGCCTCGACGAGAATTTCATCGTGCGGCACTGGAATCAAGCCATGTCGCGCCTTCTGGGTGTTTCTGCCGCCGAAGCGTTGTGGCGGCCTTTTTTTTCTCTGACGCCCAAAAGCTTTGAACAGGGATTGAAGCAAGAAATCCAGCAGCTTTTTTTGCAGGCGCATGCCATTGCCTCGCCCCTGCCGCAAGCGGTGCAAGGAGAGTTTCGACAGCCGCATCGGGAAGGGAACGGCTTTATGTTTCGTTATCAATTGAATCTCCTGCCCACCGCCGCAATCGCGCCGCTGGTTATGGTGTCATTGAGCGAGGCCGCGCCCCAAAAAACGCCGCAGCAACATCAACTGCATGAGCAGCTTCTCTTGCTGGGCAAATTGAACACCAGCGTCGCGCACGAGCTGGCCGGCGCCTTGGATGTAATCTGCCATAAACTGGACGAGATTCTCGGCATCGCGACGCCCTTGGGCCATCAACAGCTCGAAGCCGGCTTGCACGACATCATTACGCAAATTTATCGCATTAGCTATCTCACCAACAACATGGTGAGCCTGGCGCAGCATGGCTCTTCTCATCTCGCGCCGCTGGATATAAACGAGATGATTCTCGAAGCCCTGGCATTGCTGCAACAAACTATGCGTCACGAAGTGTTGTGCACGATGGTTTTGGGGCCGAATCTGCCGCCGGTGCCGGGCGATCCCATCCTCTTGCAAATCGTTTTTCAAAATCTCTTAAAATATGCCATTGCCGCGGCGGGCGAAGATGCTGTGCCCAAAGTACAAACGCAGCAACAGAGTGAAGGGGCGGGGGTGATTATTCGCCTCGAGGATCGCGGGCCTGCGCTGCATGCTCACATGCTCGAACATTTTTTTGACCCGATTCACAATGCTGAAAAATTCGGCTTAGGGGTGGGCTTGGGATTATTTATCAGCAAGAAAATCATCGAAGCGCATCACGGCAAGATTTTGGTAAACAGCCGCAACTCGCACGGCACGGAGATCGTGATCGAACTGCCCCAAAACATTGTGTGA